One segment of Rosa chinensis cultivar Old Blush chromosome 6, RchiOBHm-V2, whole genome shotgun sequence DNA contains the following:
- the LOC112171349 gene encoding uncharacterized protein LOC112171349, producing the protein MANKSMNSISFKALVDKRSNKVIFIETDNDFVDVLFSFLTIPMGTIIRVARKHSLPVETGCMNNLYASVENIDARIFQTGACKDMLLCPRSGAELHCKNLQLKINNDEPTQYFSCSKDCTCGYKLFSHYKDVLCKCGEPMDNEIPLQWES; encoded by the coding sequence ATGGCTAATAAATCCATGAATAGTATTAGCTTCAAGGCACTGGTGGACAAGCGGAGCAACAAAGTTATCTTCATAGAAACTGATAATGATTTTGTTGATGTTCTCTTCAGTTTCTTGACAATACCAATGGGAACAATCATCAGAGTTGCCCGTAAACATTCATTACCAGTGGAAACAGGTTGCATGAACAATTTGTATGCAAGTGTTGAAAATATTGATGCACGTATTTTCCAGACTGGAGCATGTAAAGACATGTTGCTGTGTCCTCGTAGTGGGGCTGAACTTCATTGCAAGAATCTCCAATTGAAGATTAACAATGATGAGCCCACACAGTATTTTTCGTGCTCTAAGGATTGCACCTGCGGTTATAAATTATTTAGTCATTACAAAGATGTTCTTTGTAAGTGTGGAGAACCCATGGATAATGAGATACCTCTTCAGTGGGAAAGTTGA
- the LOC112171350 gene encoding BAHD acyltransferase BIA1 — translation MSFMGSILFRGKSYMTRRFVFNAKAINILRDKAKSEVVPNPTRIETLTCFLWKHATAASRYGSTSRRASIAAHAVNIRPRLKPSMLDNAIGNILWWATATNIPTNKRETDDDGQLCDLMKLLHESIKRLDKDYLKTLQGEKGFGAISEFIDRQIEVVYSLEPETYIFTSWTKILKEVDFGWGRPFWIGVKGKVGSTLGNHTVFVETQWGKGIEAWVTLEEKQMAVMENDPQFLAFTSPNPRISSM, via the exons ATGTCTTTCATGGGTAGCATTCTGTTCAGGGGGAAAAGTTATATGACAAGGAGATTTGTGTTTAATGCTAAAGCCATAAACATTCTACGAGACAAAGCAAAGAGCGAGGTCGTGCCCAATCCAACACGTATAGAGACGCTAACTTGTTTTCTTTGGAAACACGCTACAGCTGCTTCTAGATATG GCAGTACTTCACGAAGAGCATCAATAGCAGCGCATGCAGTGAACATAAGGCCGCGATTGAAGCCCTCGATGTTAGATAACGCCATTGGAAATATTCTTTGGTGGGCAACAGCAACTAACATCCCTACTAATAAGAGAGAAACTGATGATGATGGTCAGTTGTGTGATTTGATGAAGCTTTTACATGAATCTATCAAAAGATTGGACAAAGACTATTTGAAGACATTGCAGGGAGAAAAGGGATTTGGAGCCATTTCTGAGTTCATTGATCGCCAAATAGAGGTTGTGTATTCTTTGGAACCAGAAACATATATATTCACCAGCTGGACTAAGATTTTGAAGGAAGTTGATTTTGGATGGGGGAGACCATTTTGGATTGGGGTCAAGGGGAAAGTAGGATCAACTCTTGGCAATCACACGGTGTTCGTTGAAACACAATGGGGCAAGGGCATAGAAGCATGGGTGACCTTGGAGGAAAAGCAAATGGCTGTAATGGAAAATGATCCTCAGTTTTTAGCATTTACTTCTCCAAACCCACGCATTTCAAGCATGTGA
- the LOC112169505 gene encoding uncharacterized protein LOC112169505 isoform X1, giving the protein MPPSSSAICSLFTKLKVMDASTTEELAFNVGFGEVLEMLVCSLVSKTPLSETLLKLKSQPNLSNEYPNQGICIEPQTVGGCMNEEDTISVKLIVCKSQKIVCYAEAGEDFVNLVFSFLTVPLGFIIKQIQDRSSSLKGSIEQLYKSVQDLDDEFFKSNYQKEILLNPKLYPGFCYENRLLGIEYGLETSNYYARYWTGDSFSKVVTTDKDFVPSYSSYRPSVTTVPLKLKYCETLNDPVRDQGFLNGPTMFTITDNLIIRPISPLFGLSVLNKMKVPFTDIEEQIVQVGKEEAFRLLVTSFLSDSSLTSVFLRQPKSKFEQ; this is encoded by the exons ATGCCACCATCAAGTTCGGCGATCTGTTCTTTATTTACTAAGCTTAAAGTCATGGATGCTAGTACTACTGAGGAGCTGGCTTTCAATGTAGGATTTGGTGAG GTTTTGGAAATGCTTGTATGCTCATTAGTATCAAAGACGCCTTTGTCAGAAACTCTTCTGAAGCTTAAATCACAACCAAACTTGAGCAATGAATATCCAAATCAAGGAATATGTATTGAACCTCAAACAGTAGGAGGCTGTATGAATGAGGAAGACACCATTTCTGTGAAGCTTATTGTTTGCAAATCTCAGAAGATTGTTTGTTATGCAGAAGCAGGGGAGGATTTTGTCAATTTAGTTTTCAGTTTCCTGACCGTTCCACTTGGGTTTATAATAAAACAGATCCAGGATAGGTCGTCCTCTTTGAAAGGAAGCATTGAGCAGCTGTACAAGAGTGTCCAGGATCTTGATGATGAATTCTTCAAATCAAATTACCAGAAGGAAATTTTACTCAATCCGAAGCTTTACCCTGGTTTTTGCTATGAGAACCGTCTTTTAGGAATTGAGTATGGCCTGGAGACCTCGAATTATTATGCACGCTACTGGACAGGTGATTCCTTTAGTAAAGTGGTGACTACTGATAAAGACTTTGTTCCTTCCTATTCTTCTTACAGGCCATCAGTGACTACTGTCCCACTTAAACTCAAGTATTGCGAGACTTTGAATGACCCCGTACGTGATCAAGGATTTTTGAATGGACCGACAATGTTTACAATTACTGACAATCTGATCATAAGGCCCATATCTCCTCTATTTGGCCTCTCTGTTTTAAACAAAATGAAGGTACCATTCACTGATATTGAGGAGCAAATTGTGCAGGTTGGAAAGGAGGAG GCTTTTCGCCTTCTGGTAACATCTTTTCTTAGTGACTCTTCTCTCACCAGCGTCTTCCTTAGGCAGCCAAAGAGCAAATTCGAACAATGA
- the LOC112169505 gene encoding uncharacterized protein LOC112169505 isoform X2, which yields MLVCSLVSKTPLSETLLKLKSQPNLSNEYPNQGICIEPQTVGGCMNEEDTISVKLIVCKSQKIVCYAEAGEDFVNLVFSFLTVPLGFIIKQIQDRSSSLKGSIEQLYKSVQDLDDEFFKSNYQKEILLNPKLYPGFCYENRLLGIEYGLETSNYYARYWTGDSFSKVVTTDKDFVPSYSSYRPSVTTVPLKLKYCETLNDPVRDQGFLNGPTMFTITDNLIIRPISPLFGLSVLNKMKVPFTDIEEQIVQVGKEEAFRLLVTSFLSDSSLTSVFLRQPKSKFEQ from the exons ATGCTTGTATGCTCATTAGTATCAAAGACGCCTTTGTCAGAAACTCTTCTGAAGCTTAAATCACAACCAAACTTGAGCAATGAATATCCAAATCAAGGAATATGTATTGAACCTCAAACAGTAGGAGGCTGTATGAATGAGGAAGACACCATTTCTGTGAAGCTTATTGTTTGCAAATCTCAGAAGATTGTTTGTTATGCAGAAGCAGGGGAGGATTTTGTCAATTTAGTTTTCAGTTTCCTGACCGTTCCACTTGGGTTTATAATAAAACAGATCCAGGATAGGTCGTCCTCTTTGAAAGGAAGCATTGAGCAGCTGTACAAGAGTGTCCAGGATCTTGATGATGAATTCTTCAAATCAAATTACCAGAAGGAAATTTTACTCAATCCGAAGCTTTACCCTGGTTTTTGCTATGAGAACCGTCTTTTAGGAATTGAGTATGGCCTGGAGACCTCGAATTATTATGCACGCTACTGGACAGGTGATTCCTTTAGTAAAGTGGTGACTACTGATAAAGACTTTGTTCCTTCCTATTCTTCTTACAGGCCATCAGTGACTACTGTCCCACTTAAACTCAAGTATTGCGAGACTTTGAATGACCCCGTACGTGATCAAGGATTTTTGAATGGACCGACAATGTTTACAATTACTGACAATCTGATCATAAGGCCCATATCTCCTCTATTTGGCCTCTCTGTTTTAAACAAAATGAAGGTACCATTCACTGATATTGAGGAGCAAATTGTGCAGGTTGGAAAGGAGGAG GCTTTTCGCCTTCTGGTAACATCTTTTCTTAGTGACTCTTCTCTCACCAGCGTCTTCCTTAGGCAGCCAAAGAGCAAATTCGAACAATGA